A genome region from Cutaneotrichosporon cavernicola HIS019 DNA, chromosome: 5 includes the following:
- a CDS encoding uncharacterized protein (SMP-30/Gluconolaconase/LRE-like region), with product MSTSTFDAHVVLACQNTLGEGITWDDRTQRLHWVDIDRAEVHTYDPATKTHAAAHYPESEFMSALAPRNGPGLVAATEAAVVLIDPPFPSPYTEENSTRTIIKPLDPAHVDDKLVRFNDGACDAKGRLWIGSMTRPEKRDGTQRGELWRVEPDGTASRFLEEVGTSNGIDWSPDNTRMYYIDSNVNEVSVFDYDLEAGVASNRRQFVPALPGPNGNAPGVYDGLVVDGVGNVWVARWGDSRVVVFSPDGKLLAQVNTPGARSPTIPCFGGPDLRTLYIATANANLAGQGDIQAQFPESGNVFGFDCSSMAGVLGPDWKGRVRHRFGG from the exons ATGTCCACTTCGACGTTTGACGCacacgtcgtcctcgcgtGCCAGAACAcgcttggcgagg GCATCACATGGGACGACCGCACGCAGCGTTTACACTGGGTCGACATTGACCGTGCCGAAGTACACACCTACGACCCGGCCACCAAAACCCACGCGGCCGCGCATTACCCCGAGAGCGAGTTCATGTccgccctcgcgccgcgcaaTGGACCCGGCTTGGTGGCAGCAACAGAAGCGGCAGTTGTACTGATCGACCCGCCCTTCCCCTCTCCTTATACAGAGGAAAACTCGACTCGGACCATTATCAAGCCGCTCGACCCCGCACATGTCGATGACAAGCTCGTGCGGTTTAATGATGGGGCGTGCGACGCGAAAGGACGGCTCTGGATCGGGTCCATGACCCGTCCGGAGAAACGGGATGGTACACAGAGAGGGGAACTATGGCGGGTTGAGCCTGATGGCACGGCGAGCCGTTTCTTAGAGGAAGTGGGGACGAGTAATGGGATCGACTGGAGTCCGGATAACACACGGATGT actACATCGACTCGAACGTCAACGAGGTCAGCGTGTTCGACtacgacctcgaggccggcgtgGCCTCCAACCGCCGCCAGTTCGTCCCGGCCCTGCCTGGACCCAACGGCAACGCACCAGGCGTGTACGACGGGCTAGTTGtcgatggcgtcggcaACGTGTGGGTCGCGCGGTGGGGTGACTcccgcgtcgtcgtcttctcgcCTGACGGCAAGCTGCTCGCACAAGTCAACACGCCTGGCGCACGCTCGCCGACCATCCCCTGCTTCGGCGGACCAGATCTGCGCACACTGTACATCGCAACGGCGAatgccaacctcgccgGCCAAGGCGATATTCAGGCCCAGTTTCCAGAGTCTGGAAACGTATTCGGGTTCGACTGTAGTTCCATGGCCGGCGTTCTCGGGCCCGATTGGAAGGGCCGGGTGCGCCACCGGTTCGGGGGATAA
- a CDS encoding uncharacterized protein (Acetyltransferase, GNAT), whose amino-acid sequence MDIPRPIEPEDIPPLLALNNEHAQALSWQEPAQFDALLSTAFHTRTIGPLGAPAALLVAFDETAAYDNPNFRWLKAHFSTFVYIDRVVVAASAGGRGYARALYDDLRAASKTRLVCEINVHPPNPGSVAFHTKMGFREVGRAELDNGKTVAYFECTL is encoded by the coding sequence ATGGACATTCCCCGCCCCATTGAGCCGGAGGACATACCCCCACTCCTAGCTCTCAACAACGAGCACGCGCAAGCACTGAGCTGGCAAGAACCCGCCCAATTCGACGCCCTCCTGTCCACCGCATTCCACACACGCACGATTGGACCGCTTGGAGCCCCCGCAGCCCTGTTGGTAGCCTTCGACGAGACCGCAGCGTACGACAACCCCAACTTCCGGTGGCTCAAGGCCCACTTTTCAACTTTTGTGTACATTGATCGCGTTGTCGTTGCTGCGTCtgcgggtgggaggggatacgcgcgcgccttgtATGACGACCTTCGAGCTGCGTCCAAGACGAGATTAGTGTGCGAGATCAACGTCCATCCTCCCAATCCCGGGAGTGTGGCTTTCCATACCAAGATGGGATTCAGGGAGGTGGGGCGGGCAGAGCTCGATAATGGCAAGACGGTCGCGTACTTTGAGTGTACGCTGTAG
- the SNX3 gene encoding uncharacterized protein (PhoX homologous domain, present in p47phox and p40phox), with protein MYNRLSSSVSAMQQPPATQPSVDATHSPFARAEPSEHLTFSEMARIAGRPQTFEEMYAVPESFLEIEVRNPLTHGVGRRMFTDYEIVCMTNIPAFKVQHSIVRRRYSDFEAFRDILERESTRVNIPPLPGKVFTNRFTDDVIEQRREGLQRFLEIVAGHPLLQTGSKVLCAFLQDPSWDKSQWI; from the exons ATGTA CAATCGACTCTCGTCCTCTGTCTCAG CGATGCAACAACCGCCAGCAACCCAACCGTCTG TCGACGCCACTCACTCGCCgttcgcgcgcgccgagcctTCCGAGCACCTCACCTTCTCCGAGATGGCGCGCATCGCTGGTCGCCCGCAGACG TTCGAGGAGATGTACGCCGTACCAGAATCCTTCCTCGAGATCGAAGTCCGCAACCCCCTCACACATG gtGTCGGGAGGCGCATGTTCACCGATTACGAGATCGTGTGCATG acgaACATCCCCGCGTTCAAGGTGCAACATTCGATTGTGCGCAGGCGATACTCGGACTTTGAGGCGTTCCGCGACatccttgagcgcgagagCACGCGTGTCAACAttccccctctccctgGCAAGGTGTTCACCAATCGCTTCACCGACGACGTGATCGAGCAGCGTCGCGAAGGCCTACAGCGTTTCCTCGAGATTGTCGCAGGTCACCCCCTCCTTCAAACCGGGAGCAAGGTCCTCTGCGCCTTTCTCCAGG acccGTCGTGGGACAAGTCGCAGTGGATCTAG
- a CDS encoding uncharacterized protein (Mob1/phocein family) gives MIIPQETNGAPAKQDYRFKRGSKLTDFPPVHPEVAVPPLSSFDGPFQLAEYLSLKVRADPHDIRGLVDVPSDNAKAADKHVWIYEHLRRIPIDATPLITQLVQMCSRETCPEMKAAEWQYLCVAHGGEGTDKCCAIDYILHAVDSTTALLNSSNYFPSRLQIPHASLAHFPSLFRRLSRIFSHAYFHHREAFATAEAETSLYARFVALCEKYELVSSNLLIIPQSGYEVTVMGDGWGDDDEDKAEDEGEEEEDGHEERHEDYEGGEDKDATPSDDDKSPSAEDMVDDDRPDEASSPPADSGLKHNLGRYTSPGKWTTSPVQPATKGKPAPAHTSESLSPPSTRASLDDYDEEKPLPKANTTKRGTLSRGKAPRAANVWTAEKEAEGEEVVPEVPQLPTSPGIGMARKESVDSVVYVGKEEDDDEVLAADEPVLPEAQIFASPAAAAPSVLEPTHDAETEDEPRPSSSTSPEMISLAIPPQAPAKSTLATSPRSELQARPGDGGRDQLGVSPRGTTGRRGGRKNRVPRSPGKKGQQREEH, from the exons ATGATTATACCCCAAGAGACAAACGGCGCTCCCGCAAAGCAAGACTACCGCTTCAAGCGTGGCTCCAAGCTCACC GACTTTCCACCCGTCCACCCCGAGGTTGCTGTACCCCCTCTCTCATCATTTGATGGGCCCTTCCAGCTCGCAGAGTATCTCAGCCTCAAGGTGCGGGCGGACCCCCACGACATCCGTGGACTCGTCGACGTTCCCTCTGACaacgccaaggctgccgacAAGCATGTG TGGATCTACGAGCACCTTCG GCGGATACCGATCGACGCGACGCCGCTCATCACGCAGCTTGTTCAGATGTGCTCGCGCGAGACGTGTCCCGAGATGAAGGCCGCCGAGTGGCAGTATCTCTGTGTCGCGCACGGCGGCGAAGGCACTGACAAGTGCTGCGCTATTGATTATATCCTCCATGC GGTCgactcgacgacggcgctgCTAAACTCTTCAAACTACTTTCCCTCGAGGCTGCAAATCCCGCACGCGTCGCTCGCGCACTTTCCATCCCTCTTCCGCCGGTTGTCGCGCATCTTTAGCCACGCCTACTTCCATCACCGAGAGGCGTTCGCgaccgccgaggccgagacaAGCCTGTATGCGCGCTTCGTCGCCCTCTGCGAGAAATACGAGCTCGTGTCGtccaacctcctcatcatTCCTCAGAGCGGTTACGAGGTCACGGTCATGGGGGATGGGTggggtgacgacgacgaggacaaggccgaggacgagggcgaggaggaggaggacggtCACGAGGAGAGACACGAGGACTatgagggcggcgaggacaaggacgccaCGCCGtctgacgacgacaagTCGCCAAGTGCCGAGGAcatggtcgacgacgacaggcCGGACGaagcgtcgtcgccgccagccgACTCTGGCCTCAAACACAACCTCGGGAGATACACGAGCCCGGGCAAGtggacgacgtcgcccgTCCAGCCCGCGACGAAGGGCAAGCCGGCCCCAGCGCACACATCCGAGTCGCTCAGCCCACCAAGCACGCGCGCGTCACTAGATGActacgacgaggagaagccgCTGCCCAAGGCGAACACGACCAAGCGCGGCACGCTGAGCCGTGGCAAGgcgccgcgcgcggcgaATGTCTGGAcagcggagaaggaggccgagggtgaggaggtcgtcccGGAAGTGCCGCAGCTTCCGACCTCGCCAGGTATCGGGATGGCGCGTAAGGAGAGCGTCGACAGTGTAGTCTAcgtcggcaaggaggaggatgatgatgaggtgctcgccgccgacgagcctGTCCTTCCAGAGGCGCAGATCTTTGCGTCAccagcggcggccgcgccaTCTGTCCTTGAGCCGACCCATGACGCTGAGacagaggacgagccgcGGCCCTCTTCGTCTACCTCACCCGAGATGATCTCCCTCGCGATCCCTCCCCAGGCCCCGGCAAAGAGCACACTCGCCACCTCACCCCGTTCTGAATTGCAGGCACGGCCGGGCGATGGCGGACGCGACCAGCTTGGTGTCTCGCCCCGTGGGACGACGGGACGGCGGGGAGGACGCAAGAACCGCGTTCCACGCTCACCCGGGAAGAAGGGGCAGCAGCGCGAGGAACACTAA